A genomic segment from Vagococcus zengguangii encodes:
- a CDS encoding dihydrolipoamide acetyltransferase family protein — translation MALENILMPKLGESVTEGAISSWLVQPGQHVEKYDALAEVLTDKVLAEIPSSFAGTIKEILVVEDDVVPIGTVVCTIETEDEGSVEGDSTVDSEPTAPTPSVSKKVTSPSKAPVKQSETGARFSPAVLKLAGEHNIDLAQVSGSGAGGRITRKDLLKLIENGQVPTTGAAVAEENHIVVPPVAESATVKIETVPQSVPSVNMGGSVVEIPVSGVRKAIAKHMVESKQTIPHAWMMTEVDATNLVNYRNELKNKFKKEEGYNLTYFAFFVKAVAQTLKNFPMLNSSWAGDKIIQNKDINISIAIAANDVLFVPVIKHADEKSIKGIAREINELAIKAKKGKLTAADMEGGTFTVNSTGSFGSIQSMGIINHPQAAILQVEAIVKRPVVVNEMIGIRDMVNLCLSIDHRVLDGMMAGAFLKQVKETVERMTEETTSIY, via the coding sequence ATGGCACTTGAAAATATTTTAATGCCTAAATTAGGTGAGAGTGTAACCGAAGGCGCTATTAGCTCTTGGTTAGTTCAACCAGGTCAACATGTTGAAAAATATGACGCATTGGCTGAAGTGTTGACGGACAAAGTGTTAGCAGAAATACCTTCATCATTTGCAGGAACGATTAAAGAAATTCTGGTAGTAGAGGACGATGTCGTACCGATTGGCACCGTAGTCTGTACGATTGAAACAGAAGATGAAGGAAGTGTTGAAGGAGATTCAACTGTAGACAGTGAACCAACAGCTCCAACTCCAAGTGTTTCCAAAAAAGTTACTTCACCAAGCAAAGCGCCTGTAAAACAATCCGAAACTGGCGCCCGTTTTTCACCAGCCGTCTTAAAATTAGCGGGTGAGCACAATATTGATTTAGCTCAAGTCTCTGGAAGTGGCGCTGGAGGTAGAATCACCCGAAAAGATTTATTGAAATTGATTGAAAATGGTCAAGTTCCGACAACGGGTGCTGCAGTGGCAGAAGAAAACCATATTGTGGTACCACCAGTTGCAGAATCAGCTACAGTTAAAATTGAAACGGTGCCTCAAAGTGTTCCAAGTGTCAACATGGGTGGTAGTGTAGTTGAAATACCAGTGAGTGGTGTTCGTAAAGCTATTGCAAAACACATGGTGGAAAGTAAACAAACTATTCCACATGCATGGATGATGACAGAAGTAGATGCAACAAACTTAGTGAATTATCGTAATGAATTGAAAAATAAATTCAAAAAAGAAGAAGGTTATAATTTAACCTACTTTGCTTTCTTTGTTAAAGCTGTCGCTCAAACGCTTAAGAATTTCCCAATGTTAAATAGTAGTTGGGCAGGCGATAAGATTATTCAGAATAAAGATATTAATATTTCAATCGCTATTGCGGCAAATGATGTATTATTCGTTCCAGTTATTAAGCATGCTGATGAAAAATCGATCAAAGGAATCGCACGTGAAATCAATGAGTTAGCAATCAAAGCTAAAAAAGGTAAATTAACAGCTGCAGATATGGAAGGTGGTACGTTTACTGTAAATAGCACCGGTTCATTTGGTTCGATTCAATCGATGGGGATTATCAATCATCCACAAGCGGCTATATTACAAGTAGAAGCAATCGTTAAACGACCGGTTGTGGTTAATGAAATGATAGGCATTCGTGATATGGTTAACTTATGTCTATCCATTGATCATCGTGTTCTTGATGGCATGATGGCAGGTGCATTTTTAAAACAAGTCAAAGAAACGGTTGAACGTATGACGGAAGAAACAACTTCAATCTATTAA
- a CDS encoding thiamine pyrophosphate-dependent dehydrogenase E1 component subunit alpha, which yields MLLKDTGLSKESLQTIFRTALLTRKVDERIWLLNRAGKIPFHISGQGQEIAQVGAAYAFDLEKDYCLPYYRDLAMVLSFGMTAKDIMLSVFAKAEDPNSGGRQMPAHFGQRKNRIVTQSSPVTTQFPHAAGIGLAAKLAGEDSISYVSCGEGSSNQGDFHEGINFASVHKLPVVFVIHNNHYAISVPAEKQFAAKKLSDRALGYGIPGVQVDGHNFAEVYLAFKEAADRARRGEGPTLIETLSYRFTPHSSDDDDRVYRSREEVADAKAKDPIEIFKNEMLTEGFITEDEIAEIEKELVKEINEATDYAENAPYATPESSLKYVYEESEEE from the coding sequence ATGTTATTAAAAGACACTGGTTTATCTAAAGAATCATTACAAACCATTTTTCGTACTGCTTTACTAACTCGTAAAGTAGATGAACGTATTTGGTTACTTAATCGTGCAGGAAAAATTCCTTTCCATATTTCAGGTCAAGGTCAGGAAATTGCTCAAGTTGGAGCTGCTTATGCATTTGATTTAGAAAAAGATTATTGTTTACCTTATTATCGTGATTTAGCAATGGTTTTAAGTTTTGGCATGACTGCAAAAGACATTATGTTATCAGTATTTGCTAAGGCCGAAGATCCAAACTCAGGTGGTCGTCAAATGCCAGCCCATTTTGGTCAAAGAAAAAATCGTATTGTAACACAAAGTTCTCCTGTTACAACGCAATTCCCGCATGCTGCTGGTATTGGATTAGCAGCAAAATTAGCTGGCGAAGATAGCATTTCATATGTGTCTTGTGGAGAGGGGTCTTCAAATCAAGGAGACTTCCATGAAGGAATAAATTTTGCTAGTGTCCATAAATTACCAGTTGTTTTTGTTATTCATAATAACCATTACGCGATTAGTGTACCTGCAGAAAAACAATTTGCAGCAAAAAAATTATCAGACCGTGCCTTAGGTTATGGTATTCCAGGTGTTCAAGTTGATGGTCATAATTTTGCGGAGGTTTATTTAGCTTTTAAAGAAGCAGCAGATCGAGCTCGACGTGGAGAGGGTCCAACATTGATTGAAACGTTATCTTATCGCTTCACGCCACATTCATCTGATGATGATGATCGCGTCTATCGTTCACGTGAAGAAGTAGCAGATGCCAAAGCAAAAGATCCAATCGAAATCTTTAAAAACGAGATGTTAACAGAAGGCTTTATCACCGAGGATGAAATTGCTGAAATAGAAAAAGAATTAGTCAAAGAGATTAATGAAGCAACGGATTATGCTGAAAATGCCCCTTATGCAACACCAGAATCTTCATTGAAATATGTTTACGAAGAAAGTGAGGAGGAATAA
- the buk gene encoding butyrate kinase yields the protein MNFETLVINPGSTSTKVAVYQGKKQLFQTNLCHPIEEIEKYPQISDQFDFRTQAILKVVEEQSYDLNRLSAVVGRGGLLRPIESGTYEVTEKLKEDLRLGVSGQHACNLGGLIADEIAQKYQIPSYIVDPVVVDELQPLARFSGTEALERSSIFHALNHKAVGRIAAEKQGTDYDKQNYVIAHLGGGVSVASHEKGRVVDVNNALGGEGPFSPERAGGVPVYHFMQLTKEWPQDKIYKTLVGKGGLVSYLGTNDLRVVEQLIAEGDQKAKLVFDAMAYQISKEIGANCAVLKGKIDAIVLTGGLCYSDSFVQSITEYVSWMAPIIVVPGEDEMGALNQGAQRVLAKIEHAKQY from the coding sequence ATGAATTTTGAAACGCTAGTAATTAATCCTGGGTCAACTTCAACTAAAGTGGCGGTCTATCAAGGGAAAAAACAATTATTTCAAACGAATCTTTGCCATCCAATAGAAGAAATTGAGAAATATCCTCAAATTAGCGATCAGTTTGATTTTAGAACACAAGCTATTTTGAAAGTAGTTGAAGAACAATCTTATGATTTAAACCGATTATCAGCTGTAGTTGGACGTGGTGGATTGTTACGCCCGATAGAAAGTGGCACATACGAAGTGACTGAAAAGCTAAAAGAAGACTTAAGACTAGGTGTTTCAGGTCAACATGCTTGTAACTTGGGTGGGTTAATAGCTGATGAGATTGCCCAAAAATATCAAATCCCATCATATATTGTGGATCCGGTTGTGGTTGATGAATTGCAACCTCTCGCAAGATTTTCTGGAACGGAAGCTCTTGAGCGCTCAAGTATTTTTCACGCCCTAAATCATAAGGCAGTTGGTCGAATTGCAGCAGAAAAACAAGGCACAGATTATGACAAACAAAACTATGTGATTGCTCACTTAGGTGGTGGTGTTTCAGTTGCTTCTCATGAGAAGGGACGCGTAGTTGATGTTAATAATGCGCTTGGAGGGGAAGGTCCATTCAGTCCAGAACGTGCGGGAGGTGTCCCAGTCTATCATTTTATGCAGCTAACTAAAGAATGGCCTCAAGATAAAATTTATAAGACGTTAGTTGGGAAAGGCGGTCTCGTTTCTTATTTAGGAACGAATGATTTGCGCGTGGTGGAGCAATTAATCGCAGAGGGTGATCAAAAAGCCAAATTAGTGTTTGATGCGATGGCTTATCAAATCAGTAAAGAAATCGGTGCAAATTGTGCTGTATTGAAAGGTAAGATAGACGCGATTGTTTTAACAGGTGGACTTTGTTACAGTGATAGTTTTGTTCAATCAATCACTGAATATGTTTCTTGGATGGCTCCAATCATTGTTGTTCCTGGAGAGGACGAAATGGGTGCATTAAATCAAGGAGCCCAACGAGTCTTAGCTAAAATTGAACATGCTAAGCAATATTAG
- the lpdA gene encoding dihydrolipoyl dehydrogenase: MAQEYDVVVLGGGTGGYVAAIQAAKQGKKVAVVEQSKVGGTCLHRGCIPTKALLRSAEVLQTVKKATEFGVELAGAVGINFIKAQERKQVIINQLEQGIQQLFKMGKIDLYEGRGTILGPSIFSPMAGTVSVTFSDGRENEMLIPKNLIISTGSRPRPLEKLPFDEEVVLSSDGALELTELPASMIIIGGGVIGMEWASLLSDFGVKVTVLEYADRIIAMEDQEISKELTGIFKKKGVEIVTSAEVLADSFEKTTEGVSVQAKVNGEIQSFTAEKLLVSVGRQANIENIGIENTNIVVEKGFIQVNNQFQTKERHIYAIGDCIPTMQLAHVAMHEGTLAVKSICGETIEPFNYDLVPRCIYTSPEIACVGVSEATAKERGATIKKGKFTFKGIGKALVYGESEGFVKVIADKKSDDLLGVAMIGPHVTDMISEAALAQVLDATPWEIGETIHPHPTLSEALAEAALAVDKKQIHG, translated from the coding sequence GTGGCACAAGAATATGATGTAGTCGTTCTAGGTGGCGGTACAGGTGGGTATGTCGCAGCTATTCAAGCGGCAAAACAAGGCAAGAAAGTAGCCGTTGTTGAACAATCTAAGGTGGGAGGAACATGCTTACATAGAGGTTGTATTCCGACTAAGGCACTATTACGTTCGGCAGAAGTTCTGCAAACCGTGAAAAAAGCAACTGAATTCGGTGTGGAATTAGCTGGTGCAGTAGGCATTAATTTTATTAAAGCACAAGAAAGAAAACAAGTGATTATTAATCAGTTAGAACAAGGCATTCAACAATTGTTTAAGATGGGGAAAATTGACTTATACGAAGGTCGGGGCACTATTTTAGGTCCGTCAATTTTCTCTCCAATGGCGGGCACTGTTTCAGTTACTTTCTCAGATGGTCGCGAGAATGAAATGTTAATTCCTAAGAATTTGATTATTTCAACAGGCTCACGTCCACGACCATTAGAGAAACTGCCATTTGATGAAGAAGTGGTGTTGTCTTCGGATGGTGCGCTAGAGCTAACAGAATTACCCGCATCAATGATTATTATTGGCGGCGGTGTAATAGGAATGGAATGGGCATCATTGTTGTCTGACTTTGGCGTTAAGGTGACGGTATTAGAGTATGCTGATCGCATTATTGCGATGGAAGATCAGGAGATTTCTAAAGAATTGACTGGCATTTTTAAGAAAAAAGGCGTAGAAATTGTCACTAGTGCAGAAGTCTTGGCAGATTCATTTGAAAAGACAACGGAAGGCGTCTCTGTCCAAGCAAAAGTTAACGGAGAAATTCAATCATTTACGGCTGAAAAACTATTAGTGTCAGTAGGAAGACAAGCAAATATCGAGAATATTGGGATTGAAAATACCAATATAGTAGTAGAAAAAGGGTTTATTCAAGTGAACAACCAATTCCAAACGAAAGAGCGTCATATTTATGCGATTGGGGATTGTATTCCAACTATGCAATTAGCGCATGTTGCCATGCATGAAGGAACATTAGCGGTTAAGAGTATTTGTGGAGAAACCATTGAACCATTTAATTATGATTTGGTTCCAAGATGTATCTATACATCACCAGAAATTGCATGTGTGGGTGTTTCAGAAGCTACTGCCAAAGAACGAGGGGCAACAATTAAAAAAGGTAAATTTACGTTCAAAGGTATCGGTAAGGCATTAGTTTATGGAGAGTCAGAAGGTTTTGTCAAAGTCATTGCTGATAAAAAATCAGATGATCTATTAGGCGTTGCTATGATTGGACCGCATGTGACGGACATGATTAGTGAAGCAGCTTTAGCACAAGTTTTGGATGCAACACCTTGGGAGATTGGAGAAACAATTCATCCACATCCTACTCTGTCAGAAGCATTAGCAGAAGCAGCTTTAGCAGTAGATAAAAAGCAAATTCACGGCTAA
- a CDS encoding phosphate acyltransferase: MPNEIKPVVAVAGATQGFVDSVVKDALEQGLCEFLLYSDVPLEIPATGVSLMSGLDEQSMVDQAVKSIVEKRGTLLMKGSVQTFTILRAVLKKENGLRKSTVLSQVSAIQLKESGRLLLLTDPALNIQPTVEDKIAITQNAIEVAHKMGIEVPKVALLSSVEVFNPNIPSSADAHEVATYFENNPEAAIIDGPISFDIATSHEAATIKGYPGSIKGDADVLVVPTIDGGNFLYKVFSHFVPSIVSGVVVGAAVPIALSSRSDDLATKMASLRLAIKTSL, translated from the coding sequence ATGCCTAATGAAATCAAACCAGTAGTTGCCGTTGCAGGTGCTACTCAGGGATTTGTTGATAGCGTGGTCAAGGATGCACTTGAACAGGGATTGTGTGAGTTTTTGTTATATAGTGATGTGCCATTAGAAATACCTGCTACAGGTGTTAGTTTAATGTCAGGTCTCGATGAGCAGTCTATGGTTGATCAAGCGGTAAAATCTATTGTTGAAAAACGAGGAACCTTATTAATGAAAGGCTCTGTTCAAACTTTCACCATTTTGAGAGCGGTACTAAAGAAAGAAAATGGTTTAAGGAAATCAACTGTTTTATCACAAGTTTCAGCGATTCAATTAAAAGAGTCAGGTCGTTTATTATTATTGACAGACCCCGCTTTAAACATTCAACCGACCGTTGAAGATAAAATTGCGATTACGCAAAACGCAATAGAAGTGGCTCATAAAATGGGAATTGAAGTACCAAAAGTAGCATTGTTAAGTTCTGTTGAAGTTTTTAATCCCAATATACCTTCATCAGCCGATGCTCATGAGGTAGCAACTTATTTTGAAAATAATCCGGAAGCTGCGATTATTGATGGCCCGATATCATTTGATATTGCAACCAGTCATGAAGCAGCAACGATTAAAGGTTATCCTGGCTCAATTAAAGGAGATGCTGATGTTTTAGTGGTTCCTACAATTGATGGTGGAAATTTCCTATATAAAGTTTTCAGTCATTTTGTTCCTAGTATCGTAAGCGGCGTAGTAGTCGGTGCTGCGGTACCCATAGCTCTATCTTCTAGAAGTGATGATTTAGCAACTAAAATGGCGTCTCTAAGACTAGCCATTAAAACAAGTTTATAG
- a CDS encoding Glu/Leu/Phe/Val dehydrogenase dimerization domain-containing protein: MLFEEMVNRDYEQVVFCHDKSSGLKAIIAIHDTTLGPALGGCRMWPYATEEEALVDALRLARGMTYKNAAAGLNIGGAKTVIIGDPKKDKSEALFRALGRYIEGLNGRYITAEDVNTTVEDMNYIFEETNYVTGSSSAKGGSGNPSPKTALGVLYAMKATASEVYGSDSLEGKTISIQGVGNVSYSLCEMLHEEGAKLIVTDINQAAVKLAVDNFGATAVGVDEIYSVDADIFCPCALGGILNDETIPQLKVKAVCGSANNQLLDIEKHGKLIEKAGIVYAPDYIVNSGGVINVAQELSGYDEGKANQKIMDVYNQMKKVFEIAKRENITTAMAADHLAEERIEEMMRVRSTYIQTEKSSITKR, from the coding sequence ATGTTATTTGAAGAAATGGTAAACAGAGATTATGAGCAAGTGGTATTTTGTCACGATAAGAGTTCAGGGTTAAAGGCAATCATTGCAATTCATGATACAACATTAGGTCCTGCACTAGGTGGTTGTCGTATGTGGCCATATGCAACTGAAGAAGAAGCTCTAGTTGATGCGTTACGTCTTGCACGTGGTATGACGTATAAAAATGCAGCTGCAGGGTTAAACATTGGCGGTGCGAAAACAGTAATTATTGGCGATCCTAAAAAGGATAAAAGTGAAGCGTTATTCCGTGCTCTAGGTCGTTATATCGAAGGGTTAAATGGTCGTTATATTACAGCAGAAGATGTGAACACTACAGTTGAAGATATGAACTATATTTTTGAAGAAACAAATTATGTGACAGGTAGTAGTTCTGCTAAAGGTGGTTCTGGTAACCCAAGTCCGAAAACGGCTTTAGGTGTATTATATGCGATGAAAGCAACAGCTAGTGAAGTATATGGTTCTGATTCACTTGAAGGAAAAACTATTTCTATTCAAGGTGTAGGGAATGTTTCCTACTCATTATGTGAGATGTTGCATGAAGAAGGAGCTAAATTAATTGTAACGGATATTAATCAAGCGGCTGTTAAGTTGGCAGTTGATAACTTTGGGGCGACAGCTGTAGGAGTGGATGAAATTTATTCAGTAGATGCTGATATTTTTTGCCCGTGTGCTTTAGGTGGTATTTTAAATGATGAAACAATTCCTCAATTAAAAGTGAAAGCAGTATGTGGTAGTGCAAATAATCAATTATTAGACATTGAAAAACATGGAAAATTAATTGAAAAAGCAGGCATCGTGTATGCGCCAGACTACATTGTTAACTCTGGTGGGGTTATCAATGTTGCTCAAGAACTTTCAGGTTACGATGAAGGAAAAGCTAATCAGAAAATTATGGATGTTTACAACCAAATGAAGAAAGTGTTTGAGATTGCTAAACGCGAAAATATCACGACAGCAATGGCAGCCGATCATTTAGCTGAAGAACGTATTGAAGAAATGATGCGTGTAAGAAGTACTTATATTCAAACTGAAAAATCTTCAATTACAAAACGATAG
- a CDS encoding LysM peptidoglycan-binding domain-containing M23 family metallopeptidase: MKKLNVIKTAGIVLAACLFATSGVVNAAEVTNYEVKAGDNLQSIAIKNGLSISQLMELNGSIVNPDLIYTGDSIKISGNKSAKKVNKSNKMGAKANASTTGYAHPLNMPGAPVSSEFGYRQDPTGMSGTQHDGIDLAVASGTPVYAVKSGTVVEAGFHYSAGNYVIIKHQNGQYTYYFHLSSINTYTGQQVGQLTHIGNVGTTGYSTGSHLHFGISSALWSGFENPRNYVAF; the protein is encoded by the coding sequence ATGAAGAAATTAAATGTTATTAAAACTGCGGGCATTGTATTGGCTGCATGTCTATTTGCTACTTCAGGTGTCGTAAACGCTGCGGAAGTTACAAATTATGAAGTGAAAGCAGGCGATAATTTACAAAGCATTGCTATAAAGAATGGATTAAGTATAAGTCAACTTATGGAGCTTAATGGATCAATTGTTAACCCGGATCTAATTTATACTGGGGATAGTATTAAAATATCTGGCAATAAATCAGCAAAAAAAGTAAATAAATCAAATAAAATGGGCGCTAAAGCAAATGCTTCGACAACAGGTTATGCTCACCCATTAAATATGCCAGGTGCACCTGTTTCAAGTGAGTTTGGTTATCGTCAAGACCCAACAGGTATGTCAGGAACACAACATGATGGGATCGACTTAGCTGTCGCGTCAGGAACACCAGTTTATGCTGTTAAATCAGGAACAGTAGTAGAAGCAGGTTTCCATTACTCGGCTGGTAATTATGTGATTATTAAACATCAAAATGGTCAATACACGTATTATTTCCATCTAAGCAGTATCAATACTTATACTGGACAACAAGTGGGTCAATTAACCCATATCGGTAATGTTGGAACAACAGGTTATTCTACAGGTTCACATTTACACTTTGGTATTAGTTCCGCATTATGGTCAGGATTTGAAAATCCAAGAAACTATGTTGCATTTTAA
- a CDS encoding helix-turn-helix domain-containing protein yields MTNQLLSKKTLHYLFIINRLHAEDISIEVLMDVLKCSRSTIQTTIESLNAILVPSEVIYYNDVYSLIIPVNDSFDHCIAKILDDSFELTLLEKIFFEEEHSYLTLAEQLFTSESTIRRTISSLNQALEPFDIQIKTRPIRIIGNERLIRILYFRLFIEKYGVYRVPFDESNITFIKQFYHLKIPFINRGKNLQAEKNFTLFSLVGLQREKNQHSVDVKAKNTIVKLLVNWMDKIPFWGINKLAKTQSKDTMTFLSNVFYLYLTDDFFAVNDDLSTKTKRNKLGKIEKFTTHVLVELNITVSTKLKAILVRDIYDANYGFLSLKDTWVNLTMNNNEYNNFYTYNQTLLDKEIIQKNIVEFLGETQLQYLPTTYFLMQTRLFNHSQATIIHPNIGVFIDFDKEFNDYLYNELAKVMPAHFQLINLADKKYQEQADKLANIDLLVTNIFNSQTIAEEKIYRVSRFFSEDELMKISNWAAEQLSLNKKIIEEKIK; encoded by the coding sequence ATGACAAACCAATTACTTTCAAAAAAGACGCTTCACTACTTATTTATCATTAATCGTCTACATGCTGAAGATATTTCGATTGAGGTGTTAATGGATGTCTTAAAATGTAGCCGCTCAACTATTCAAACGACAATTGAATCTTTAAATGCTATTTTAGTACCGAGTGAGGTAATTTATTATAATGATGTCTACTCGCTTATAATTCCGGTCAACGATTCGTTTGATCATTGTATTGCCAAAATCCTTGATGATAGCTTTGAACTAACGTTACTTGAAAAAATATTTTTCGAAGAAGAACATAGTTATTTAACATTAGCCGAACAATTATTCACCAGTGAGTCCACCATCCGTCGCACAATTAGCTCCTTGAATCAGGCATTAGAACCTTTTGATATACAAATTAAAACGCGTCCTATCCGCATCATTGGCAATGAACGACTAATTCGCATTTTATATTTCCGCCTATTCATTGAAAAGTACGGCGTTTACCGTGTGCCATTTGATGAAAGCAATATAACATTTATCAAACAGTTTTATCATCTAAAAATACCATTTATCAATCGTGGGAAAAACCTGCAAGCTGAAAAAAACTTCACCTTATTCTCATTAGTTGGTTTACAACGTGAAAAAAATCAGCACTCGGTAGATGTTAAAGCAAAAAACACCATCGTCAAGTTACTCGTTAATTGGATGGATAAAATTCCTTTTTGGGGGATAAATAAGCTTGCTAAAACCCAATCAAAAGACACTATGACTTTTTTGTCAAACGTCTTCTATCTTTATTTGACCGACGATTTTTTCGCTGTTAACGATGATTTATCTACCAAAACAAAACGAAACAAACTCGGAAAAATAGAAAAATTTACAACACACGTTTTGGTAGAATTAAATATCACCGTTTCAACTAAGTTAAAAGCTATTCTCGTTCGCGATATTTATGATGCTAACTATGGATTTTTATCACTTAAAGATACTTGGGTAAATTTAACAATGAATAACAATGAATATAATAATTTTTATACCTATAATCAAACACTACTTGATAAAGAAATAATTCAAAAAAACATAGTCGAATTCCTTGGTGAAACACAGTTACAGTATTTACCTACGACCTACTTTTTGATGCAAACGAGACTATTTAATCATAGTCAAGCAACGATTATTCACCCTAATATTGGTGTCTTCATCGATTTCGATAAAGAGTTCAATGATTATCTTTATAATGAGCTTGCTAAAGTGATGCCCGCTCATTTTCAATTAATCAACTTAGCCGATAAAAAATATCAAGAACAAGCGGATAAACTAGCAAACATCGACCTACTCGTGACGAATATTTTTAATAGTCAAACAATTGCAGAAGAAAAAATTTACCGAGTTTCGAGATTTTTCTCTGAGGATGAATTAATGAAAATTTCTAATTGGGCAGCGGAGCAATTGAGCTTAAATAAAAAAATAATAGAGGAAAAGATAAAATAA
- a CDS encoding alpha-ketoacid dehydrogenase subunit beta → MAVISYIDAIKLALREEMQKDEKVFILGEDVGKKGGVFKATEGLYDEFGEDRVIDSPLTESAIAGVGVGAAMYGYRPIAEIQFADFIMPAVNQIISEASRIRYRSNNDWSCPMVIRAPFGGGIHGGLYHSQSVEKVFFGQPGLKIVVPSNPYDAKGLLKAAIRDNDPVLFFEHKKAYRLLKGEVPETDYVVPIGKANVVREGTDITVITYGLAVEFAKEAANRLAADGYDVHILDLRTIYPLDKESIIEAAKKTGKVLLVTEDNLEGSIIGEVSAIISENCLFDLDAPIARLAGPDVPAMPFAITMEKYFTIDPDKIEVVMRELAEF, encoded by the coding sequence ATGGCAGTTATTTCATATATAGATGCAATTAAATTAGCTCTTCGCGAAGAGATGCAAAAAGATGAGAAAGTGTTTATTTTAGGAGAAGACGTAGGGAAAAAAGGGGGCGTCTTCAAAGCAACGGAAGGGTTATACGATGAATTCGGTGAAGATCGTGTTATTGATTCACCATTAACTGAGTCTGCAATCGCTGGAGTTGGGGTCGGTGCAGCGATGTATGGCTACCGTCCAATTGCTGAAATTCAGTTCGCTGATTTTATCATGCCGGCAGTTAACCAAATAATCTCGGAAGCGTCTCGTATTCGTTATCGTTCGAATAATGATTGGTCATGTCCAATGGTAATACGTGCACCATTTGGAGGTGGTATCCATGGTGGCTTGTATCATTCACAATCAGTCGAAAAAGTTTTCTTTGGTCAACCCGGTTTGAAAATTGTGGTGCCATCTAATCCATACGATGCAAAAGGTTTATTAAAAGCTGCAATTCGTGATAATGATCCTGTATTGTTCTTTGAACATAAAAAAGCCTATCGTTTATTGAAAGGAGAAGTTCCTGAAACTGATTATGTTGTCCCCATCGGTAAAGCGAATGTTGTTCGTGAAGGAACTGATATAACTGTCATTACCTATGGATTAGCCGTTGAATTTGCTAAAGAAGCAGCAAATAGATTAGCTGCGGATGGTTATGATGTTCATATCTTAGATTTACGTACTATATACCCATTGGATAAAGAAAGTATTATTGAGGCAGCTAAAAAGACAGGAAAAGTCTTGTTAGTTACTGAAGATAATTTAGAAGGCAGTATTATTGGTGAAGTAAGTGCCATTATTTCGGAAAATTGCTTATTTGATTTAGATGCACCGATTGCTCGTTTAGCAGGCCCAGATGTGCCAGCGATGCCATTTGCTATTACAATGGAAAAATATTTTACAATTGATCCCGATAAAATTGAAGTAGTAATGCGTGAACTGGCAGAATTTTAA